The genomic stretch ACCCGCTGCAACATCTATTATCGTGGCAACTGCTCCTCCATGGGCTCGTCTACAGGAAAACACGATTCTCAGAAGCAGAAAACATATGGAGTGAAATGCGCATCCCCTCCCCCATGGTAAGGTGTGGCATGAACATCATCTTTGCAGGTAGTACATAGCAGTGACTGCAAGAAAATATTGCATATACTGTGTAGTACAACTGATGACGATTTACTCGGGCATGTCAGAGGTATGGATTAAATCTAGAATTGTTCTTTATTATACCCCACTGGGACAATGTGGATGAGACAATTTTACTTATATGTTTTTctacataaaaaataatgtgaaacaacataaaccaAAACAGTACTTGACTcaacaaatttcaaacaaaaagtttgttattgaacgtacatgtacatgaagtgaTTTAGTAAATAAACTTCCTAAGTACAAGTAACCATGACGTCATGACGGCTAAATGGGGCACATTAATTTTACACGTGTTCAGCAACCCAttcatttttattatcatttctaTTTCATTACACAATGCTATAATGCCAATGGTCCTAAAAACCCATTACTACTTAATACAACCAGTTTCGTGTTACCGTTCACTGGCTGTGTTTGATATAACCACAAAGaaacaataagaaactgcatacgctacactttaaaatagcaagattgaatggaTACACTTTCGtgcgacattttgtctaaatgaaattaacTAAAATATGCACGCAAAAATATTGGCGCCCACGTGTCTGCGGTTCAGTACCTTTAAATGTTAACGCAAAATTGCGAAGTTGTtagtagaatatgcagtttcttattagtttctgcctggttgtatcaaacagaaccggTTAACGGTAAATTGAAGCGGGTTGTATAAAAGAATCAAAACAGCATTAGTAACCAAAGTAACCATAGTGTATGGTTTACTTATTCCgcactcagaccactatagagaacagACTACGGTGGTCTGAGTTACGTAACTTACCCTGGAGGTCCTTCGGCCAGTGGCCCAAACTGACAAACACCTTTCAGCTTTCCCTCTCTAGAATTGTAAAAGAATGCATATTCAAAGACTTGACCTGGTCTCGGGTCACTCATTCTTCGAATGAAACTTCTGCTCCTTAATACTGTCTCATCCCCTGGTGTAAACTTTTGCCAGTCTTTAGACTCAGTTAGTGTGTTTAATTTGTTAAATAATTCGATGGACTCTGGTAACCACCTTTCATTGGGTAATGCAACTTTACCGAGTTCTCCAACCACCTCCTGCAATAACTGTCCAGACTCTTTAGATGCGTGTTCACGCTGTGAATGTAATTCAACATAAAAataagtacacatacatacatacatacatacatacatacatacatacatacacacatacatacatacatggggaatacatacatacatacatacatacatacatacatacatacatacatacatacatacatacatacatacatacatacataca from Glandiceps talaboti chromosome 12, keGlaTala1.1, whole genome shotgun sequence encodes the following:
- the LOC144442988 gene encoding acyl-coenzyme A thioesterase THEM4-like; protein product: MAKREHASKESGQLLQEVVGELGKVALPNERWLPESIELFNKLNTLTESKDWQKFTPGDETVLRSRSFIRRMSDPRPGQVFEYAFFYNSREGKLKGVCQFGPLAEGPPGRAHGGAVATIIDVAAGILANHSRGLLSSFTAKMDINYKSATPLGKALLIEAEFTKEIGRKSWIKCNMKSSDGETLHVESDFLFIQLKNSL